The following proteins come from a genomic window of Candidatus Zixiibacteriota bacterium:
- a CDS encoding M3 family metallopeptidase: protein MNRLMMIRGVAAIVFCIAFGTSMTAVAQETELLGTLEGKLKWLEYRLTMERWDRAVGGSADSLGFFEELFGYTLADAAIRPMIQKIESGTYDEEARRKARIIEDLSMRYVVDGHQPVSGLLDSLRTMTGTQTGYLFEGEDYAKTELEAVVAADPDRSRREQAWRLLRSGQDLADPMARLFRLRNQQARREGFNSFFSMIMSSRAYSLDEYRSLLQRVDSGTREAYQSLLTRLKTRLRVDVVEPWDLEYAYRDVLAGIDIRLISDTIVPLAKATFDSIGVDADELPIYYAFRDTTLAPVEFDYYPVRPPHDLRIAGSITGGHSNLKMLLASLGQAMYGCHIHQEQALFSRPLQGAFGQSIGAFFRMIADDPRWLSEFAALPEQVTADFVSARRDLALIELRFLLLWQYFEMEAYGDGSRDLNKLFWELYEKHLLMPRHEEIAPWAAETDFALWPGRHRDRLVGRLIAAQTWNYIERVNGSVIDNRDTRSFLIQNYFRFGRLYAWPELVKRGTGEALNPAYYIAYLGL, encoded by the coding sequence ATGAATCGTTTGATGATGATCCGGGGAGTCGCGGCGATAGTGTTCTGTATCGCCTTCGGTACCAGCATGACCGCCGTGGCGCAGGAAACGGAGCTTCTTGGGACTCTCGAAGGAAAGCTGAAGTGGCTCGAGTACCGGCTGACGATGGAGCGGTGGGACCGGGCGGTGGGCGGGAGCGCCGATTCGCTGGGGTTTTTCGAGGAGTTGTTCGGTTACACGCTCGCCGATGCGGCGATCCGGCCGATGATTCAGAAGATCGAAAGCGGGACGTACGACGAGGAGGCTCGACGGAAAGCCCGCATTATCGAAGATTTGTCGATGCGCTATGTGGTCGACGGCCATCAGCCGGTTTCCGGACTGCTGGACTCGCTGCGCACGATGACGGGGACGCAGACAGGTTATCTGTTCGAGGGTGAAGACTACGCCAAGACGGAACTCGAGGCGGTGGTGGCGGCCGATCCGGACCGTTCACGCCGGGAACAGGCGTGGCGGCTTCTTCGGTCGGGGCAGGACCTGGCTGACCCGATGGCGAGGCTGTTCCGGCTGCGGAATCAGCAGGCCCGTCGAGAAGGATTCAACAGCTTTTTCAGCATGATCATGAGTTCGCGCGCGTATTCGCTCGATGAATATCGGTCGTTGCTGCAGAGGGTGGATTCCGGTACGCGTGAGGCTTACCAGTCGCTGCTGACCAGACTGAAGACGCGGCTCAGGGTTGATGTCGTCGAGCCGTGGGATTTGGAGTATGCCTATCGTGACGTGCTGGCGGGGATCGATATTCGGCTGATTTCGGATACGATAGTTCCGCTGGCGAAGGCGACGTTCGATTCTATCGGGGTCGATGCGGATGAGTTGCCGATCTATTACGCTTTCAGAGATACGACTCTCGCGCCGGTCGAGTTCGATTACTACCCGGTGAGGCCGCCGCATGACCTTCGGATAGCCGGATCGATAACGGGGGGGCACAGTAATCTGAAGATGCTGCTCGCGTCACTCGGTCAGGCGATGTACGGTTGTCACATTCACCAGGAGCAGGCGCTGTTCAGCAGGCCGCTGCAGGGGGCGTTCGGGCAGTCAATCGGGGCTTTCTTTCGCATGATCGCAGACGATCCACGGTGGCTGTCTGAGTTTGCGGCTCTTCCGGAGCAGGTGACCGCGGATTTCGTTTCGGCCCGCCGCGATCTTGCACTCATTGAGTTACGATTTCTTCTGCTCTGGCAGTATTTTGAGATGGAGGCGTACGGCGACGGATCACGCGACTTGAACAAGCTTTTCTGGGAGCTCTACGAGAAGCACCTGCTCATGCCCCGGCACGAAGAGATTGCACCGTGGGCGGCGGAGACTGATTTCGCGCTGTGGCCGGGGAGGCATCGGGATCGTCTGGTGGGCCGTCTGATCGCAGCCCAGACCTGGAACTATATCGAGAGAGTCAACGGCAGCGTAATCGACAACCGTGACACGCGGTCGTTTTTGATACAGAATTACTTCCGGTTCGGGCGCCTTTATGCGTGGCCGGAACTGGTGAAGCGAGGGACGGGCGAGGCGCTCAATCCCGCCTATTACATCGCGTACCTCGGATTGTAG